The following proteins are encoded in a genomic region of Neurospora crassa OR74A linkage group VI, whole genome shotgun sequence:
- a CDS encoding DDHD domain-containing protein produces the protein MAPTSGTGPGAADKKPEKSYLASAVDSINPWAANRSTTPTSKEPPPPKPVVPVNPNPGDHSTNPFYGHSFKRYPPDCPPLNVQWFHAVDVPKRKPKFLQSKADDDKKTQTQPKKYAPFSPGDSRALEVAYQARLEEIEQQRANPKRSTSVRLGSKRPRVVSGDEAHNTNLDSTEEEAKNHVRVPVNEDFLFDVDLDDRELAPVYWEGPVYEVRRGTWFYQEGSTVRPCEENLAAQLEEGYMKIRPWMYPTRTRSDSGTKTVTPKASVSNLKAAAATQKETPAKIETTAVQHQPQTYRLFGAYMNNIATYHDESTVWLSSEGVLSWVTSTVYERFAGGGYMSGVKLVRGYNTETKKPKDDKRPSTPTGTKSTSAEQDEKLQKALKRRSAPAGAHSLSEETVVVKEEGEEEVPDEIESTRARLSRQISNLIEGVKDPEAEAEAIRKREEKEIRDDYNARLGETQGREIEHLVLVTHGIGQLLGKKIESVNFVHDVNMLRKTLKETYSSSADLRALNGEIEVEGPGNSRVQVLPVVWRHLLDFPKRKPKRREHDLGEAPYEEDEYPSLDDITIEGVAFARSLISDLALDVLLYQSAYRETIAEIVLREANRIYKLFKDRNPNFNGKVHVIGHSLGSAIMFDILCRQREKRPETEPFKNPLKLWPTHTQDRYEPKESKELAFEFDVEDFYALGSPIGLFQMLKGRTIAARHLPNAYPSESPLNPEYMDDPFFLAATAHHHHYHHHNSDQSLSPITNLPYSISSPKVAQLFNIFHPSDPISYRLEPLISPAMSTLKPQALPYTKKSIFGSVAPQGLTGIGAKVGQSVSGLWSSLSAGIASSLLNRSLGFSQEDVANINASQAQHQNSSPGAGTNIAGGVISPESSKMSDAQRSEKTAERMRQLANAGHDGALIDDELETLFSRFERKRLDMVHAAKEGGSTAAAKEEWVKEEAKAQKLKREEMKVRALNRNGRVDYSIQESVLDFNPINTIASHMSYWADEDVCHFILSQMLVSSKTKTPRV, from the exons ATGGCGCCAACTAGCGGGACTGGCCCCGGCGCGGCCGACAAGAAGCCTGAAAAGTCGTATCTAGCATCCGCCGTCGATTCCATCAATCCTTGGGCAGCCAACCGGAGCACCACTCCAACGTCCAAGGAGCCACCTCCGCCCAAACCAGTGGTTCCTGTGAACCCAAACCCCGGGGACCATAGTACCAACCCCTTTTACGGCCACAGCTTCAAGCGTTATCCCCCTGATTGCCCTCCACTAAATGTTCAATGGTTCCATGCGGTAGAT GTCCCGAAGCGCAAGCCCAAGTTCCTCCAGTCCAAGGCCGACGATGACAAAAAGACCCAGACGCAACCAAAGAAATATGCGCCCTTCTCTCCCGGAGACTCCCGAGCACTCGAAGTTGCCTACCAAGCAAGACTCGAAGAGATAGAGCAACAGAGGGCGAACCCGAAACGCTCGACCAGTGTCCGTTTAGGCTCCAAGCGGCCTCGCGTCGTCTCGGGTGACGAAGCACACAATACAAACCTGGATTCgactgaggaggaggccaaaAATCACGTCCGAGTCCCCGTCAACGAAGATTTTCTATTCGACGTCGACCTCGACGATCGCGAGTTAGCCCCTGTTTACTGGGAGGGTCCGGTATATGAGGTGCGTCGAGGAACTTGGTTCTACCAAGAAGGCTCGACTGTTCGCCCATGCGAGGAGAATCTTGCCGCCCAGCTTGAAGAGGGATACATGAAGATACGACCATGGATGTACCCAACACGGACGCGCAGCGACTCGGGTACCAAGACCGTCACACCCAAGGCTTCAGTGAGCAATCTCAAGGCTGCGGCTGCCACCCAGAAAGAAACCCCAGCCAAAATAGAGACCACGGCTGTCCAACATCAGCCCCAGACATATCGTCTATTTGGCGCCTACATGAACAACATCGCAACATACCACGACGAAAGCACTGTGTGGCTCTCATCGGAAGGTGTGCTCTCTTGGGTGACCTCGACCGTATACGAGAGGTTTGCTGGAGGTGGTTATATGAGCGGCGTGAAGCTCGTTCGTGGCTATAATACGGAAACAAAGAAGCCTAAAGATGATAAGCGGCCCTCGACTCCCACTGGAACCAAGAGCACTTCCGCAGAACAGGACGAGAAGCTGCAAAAGGCCCTCAAGAGACGCTCTGCTCCAGCAGGTGCGCATTCACTTTCTGAAGAGACCGTGGTGGTCAAGGAAGAGGGCGAAGAGGAGGTGCCCGACGAAATCGAAAGTACGAGGGCCAGGCTCAGTCGGCAAATATCAAACCTGATAGAGGGTGTCAAGGATCCCGAGGCAGAGGCGGAAGCGATtcggaaaagagaagagaaggagatcaGGGACGACTATAATGCGCGACTAGGAGAGACTCAGGGCCGCGAAATTGAGCATCTCGTTCTCGTCACCCACGGCATCGGACAGCTTTTGGGAAAGAAGATCGAGAGTGTCAACTTTGTCCATGACGTGAATATGCTTCGGAAAACATTAAAGGAGACATATTCTTCTTCGGCCGATCTCAGGGCGCTGAACGGCGAGATTGAAGTGGAAGGCCCTGGAAACTCGCGTGTTCAAGTTTTGCCCGTTGTCTGGCGACATCTCCTCGACTTTCCAAAGCGCAAACCGAAAAGAAGAGAGCACGATTTGGGTGAGGCTCCATACGAAGAGGACGAAT ACCCATCCCTAGATGACATTACGATCGAAGGTGTGGCTTTTGCAAGGTCACTCATATCCGATCTGGCTCTCGACGTCCTGCTTTACCAAAGCGCATACCGAGAAACAATTGCGGAGATCGTTCTCCGAGAAGCTAACCGAATATACAAGCTGTTCAAAGACCGCAATCCTAACTTCAACGGCAAAGTTCATGTCATCGGTCATTCCCTTGGGTCTGCCATCATGTTTGATATCCTCTGTCGGCAACGGGAAAAACGACCAGAGACCGAGCCGTTTAAGAACCCGCTCAAATTATGGCCAACACACACCCAGGACCGATACGAACCGAAAGAATCCAAGGAGCTTGCGTTCGAGTTTGACGTGGAAGATTTCTACGCTCTCGGCTCTCCCATTGGCCTTTTCCAGATGCTTAAGGGACGAACAATTGCGGCTCGGCACTTGCCCAACGCCTATCCCTCGGAAAGCCCCCTGAATCCCGAATACATGGATGACCCATTTTTCCTTGCCGCCACagcgcatcaccaccattaccaccaccataacAGTGATCAGAGTCTCTCGCCTATTACCAACCTTCCGTACAGCATCTCCTCTCCCAAGGTTGCTCAATTATTCAACATTTTCCACCCTTCAGATCCCATCTCTTATCGTCTGGAGCCCTTGATCTCCCCCGCCATGTCCACTCTCAAGCCCCAAGCTCTGCCATATACCAAGAAGAGCATCTTCGGTTCTGTCGCTCCACAGGGTCTTACGGGTATTGGTGCCAAGGTCGGGCAGAGCGTTAGCGGACTATGGAGCAGTCTCAGTGCCGGTATTGCCAGCAGTTTACTCAACCGTAGTCTCGGTTTTAGCCAGGAAGATGTGGCCAATATTAACGCCTCACAGGCTCAGCACCAGAATTCCAGTCCTGGCGCTGGTACCAATATTGCGGGCGGTGTCATATCTCCCGAATCTTCAAAAATGTCAGACGCACAACGGAGCGAGAAGACGGCGGAGAGGATGCGCCAACTGGCCAACGCCGGCCACGATGGGGCGCTGATCGATGACGAGCTGGAGACGCTCTTTAGCAGGTttgagaggaagaggttggaTATGGTTCACGCCGCCAAGGAAGGGGGCAGCACCGCTGCGGCCAAGGAGGAATgggtcaaggaggaggccaaggcccagaagttgaagagagaggagatgAAGGTACGGGCGCTGAACAGGAATGGGAGGGTGGATTACAGTATCCAAGA AAGCGTTCTGGACTTCAatcccatcaacaccatTGCTTCGCACATGAGTTACTGGGCGGACGAAGATGTGTGCCACTTTATACTGTCTCAAATGCTGGTATCGAGCAAGACGAAGACACCGAGGGTGTAA
- a CDS encoding DNA-directed RNA polymerase III largest subunit has product MGAEQRAPIKEQLADQLPKRFRALQFGVQSHQDIVNQGVLEVSDNLLYDVENGRRTFPHGPLDPRLGTSSKTGTCETCNLPLQSCAGHFGHVRLPLPVFHIGYLKYIQATLQNICKTCSKVLLEEEPKAKFLKALRAPGIDNLKRSAILKKINDECRKQKTCPYCGDTQGVIRKLSVMKLTHDKFSHFNKSTAQKKVPPVAKAAFDSSFIQAKTFTPDLEKHSKKAMDDMDPLKVLKLFKKITAEDCELLGLNPSEGRPEMFLWQYLPAPPICIRPSVQQEAASNEDDITSKLSEIILYAGHLRESLLKGAALNTIMEQWEFIQLQVGMYVNSDVPGLYQPGFGKPIRGFCQRLKGKQGRFRGNLSGKRVDFSGRTVISPDPNLGIDQVAVPERVAKNLTYPERVNRNNIEKLRKCVMNGPKVWPGAQGVIKRDGGMKFNLNFGDESIREERARELKFGDVVERHLEDGDIVLFNRQPSLHKLSIMSHRAKVRPWRTFRLNECVCTPYNADFDGDEMNLHLPQTEEARAEAINLMGVQNNLITPKNGEPIIAATQDFITAAYLLSSKDLFLDRKTFTYICTQMLLGETHLDLPPPTIIKPVELWTGKQIFNVLMRPNKQSPVLVNLEAKNKVYKAKPGELPDMDIDDCYLVVRNSEVMCGRMDKSTVGGGKKNSVFYVILRDWGPEHAAQAMNRLAKLCARTLTLRGFSIGVGDVYPSKDLTEHKAKLVQDAYALCDDLIAQFKSGRLEKAPGCNMEETLENKISGILSKVRSQAGDYCVGHLSRNNSPLIMAKSGSKGSDINVAQMVALVGQQIIGGKRVADGFQDRTLFHFHKNARQPPSKGFVRNSFYTGLVPTEFLFHAISGREGLVDTAVKTAETGYMSRRLMKSLEDLSTQYDDTVRTSEGNIVQFQYGADRLDPADMEGNAKPVDFERSWNHAESLTMNHNDRSLLPAEISAMCKEILDERRKWYVRKHLVTGELLHYEDKTIAESDDHDVFIAIDEHEGARVYLNTIQAEMDKRALKLAKARKLAGLDPCLPQDNADLLKEFAAWEKKQNGGDIKMLDPEEEEIQQAHVDRVAKVSEATLRKFMNLCLSKFDKAKVEPGHAVGAVGAQSIGEPGTQMTLKTFHFAGVAGMSITQGVPRIKEIIGASKLISTPVISCELENNRDIKAARIVKGKIEKTYISDVITYVEDVWLPDVAKIVLKIDMQALSDMQLGIGLREIMVAIVKAKKLKLKVEMDDLKIGPDNTIEVIVSNDWKDLTAQKKAARVRAAAIEKGQLLLTTSDETAADFQLRVNFLKRMLPAVPISGYPEAFRAIIQSSESNEHKVLVEGYGLRACMTTEGVIGTKCISNSIMECRDVLGIEAARTTIAKEIGSVMGDMGIDPRHMDLLADVMTYKGEILGITRHGLAKMRDSVLQLASFERTPDHLFDAAAGMKTDRILGVSECIIMGQTMKIGTGAFQVVRRLGIRDHQVRPKKSMFEEVWKKDEAEKRRAKMEMRKATAAAAASTGRGGKTDGMMPAAPMVAVA; this is encoded by the coding sequence ATGGGTGCCGAGCAGAGAGCTCCTATCAAGGAGCAGCTGGCCGACCAGCTCCCTAAGCGCTTCAGAGCCCTGCAGTTCGGAGTCCAGTCACACCAAGATATAGTAAATCAGGGTGTCCTCGAAGTCTCCGACAACCTCCTTTACGATGTCGAAAACGGCCGCCGCACTTTCCCCCACGGCCCCCTCGATCCCCGTCTCGGTACTTCGAGCAAGACGGGCACCTGCGAGACTTGCAACCTCCCTCTCCAGTCCTGCGCCGGTCACTTCGGTCACGTCCGCCTCCCACTTCCCGTCTTCCACATCGGCTATCTCAAGTACATTCAGGCCACGCTCCAAAACATTTGCAAGACCTGCTCAAAGGTCCTGCTCGAGGAGGAACCCAAGGCCAAGTTCCTCAAGGCTCTCCGTGCCCCTGGTATCGATAACCTCAAGCGATCGGCCATCCTCAAGAAGATCAACGATGAATGCCGCAAGCAAAAGACGTGCCCCTACTGCGGCGACACCCAGGGTGTTATTCGCAAGTTGAGCGTCATGAAGCTTACCCACGACAAGTTCTCGCACTTCAACAAGTCGACTGCCCAGAAAAAGGTTCCGCCCGTTGCCAAGGCCGCCTTCGATTCCTCCTTCATCCAGGCAAAAACATTCACTCCGGACCTCGAGAAGCACTCCAAGAAAGCTATGGACGACATGGATCCTCTCAAGGTCCTAAAATTGTTCAAGAAGATTACCGCCGAGGACTGCGAGTTGCTCGGATTGAACCCTTCCGAGGGCAGACCAGAGATGTTCTTGTGGCAATATCTTCCCGCTCCCCCAATCTGTATTCGTCCGTCGGTCCAGCAAGAAGCCGCCAGTAACGAGGATGACATTACTAGTAAACTCTCCGAAATCATTCTCTACGCCGGCCATTTGCGCGAATCCCTCCTCAAAGGTGCTgccctcaacaccatcatggAACAGTGGGAGTTCATCCAGCTCCAGGTTGGTATGTACGTCAACAGTGATGTTCCCGGTCTCTACCAGCCCGGCTTTGGCAAGCCCATCCGCGGCTTCTGCCAGCGTCTGAAGGGTAAGCAGGGTCGTTTCCGTGGTAATCTGTCGGGTAAGCGTGTCGACTTCTCCGGCCGCACAGTCATTTCGCCTGATCCCAACTTGGGAATCGACCAGGTTGCCGTGCCCGAGCGCGTGGCCAAGAACCTGACCTATCCCGAGCGGGTGAACCGCAACAACATTGAAAAGTTGCGAAAATGCGTCATGAATGGACCCAAAGTATGGCCCGGTGCTCAGGGCGTCATCAAAAGGGACGGCGGCATGAAGTTCAACCTTAACTTTGGAGATGAGTCCATCCGGGAGGAACGCGCGCGGGAACTCAAGTTTGGTGACGTTGTTGAAAGACATCTGGAAGACGGCGACATTGTACTCTTCAACCGTCAGCCCTCGCTACACAAGTTGTCTATCATGAGTCATCGTGCAAAGGTTAGACCCTGGAGGACGTTCCGTCTCAACGAATGCGTGTGCACTCCCTATAACGCCGATTTCGATGGAGACGAAATGAACCTTCATCTTCCGCAAACAGAAGAGGCTCGCGCCGAAGCCATCAACCTCATGGGTGTCCAAAACAACTTGATCACCCCCAAGAACGGTGAACCTATTATCGCCGCCACGCAGGATTTCATTACTGCGGCATACCTCCTGAGTAGCAAAGATTTGTTCCTCGACCGCAAGACCTTTACCTACATCTGCACGCAGATGCTGTTGGGCGAAACCCATCTCGACCTTCCCCCGCCTACCATCATCAAACCCGTCGAGTTGTGGACGGGCAAGCAGATTTTCAACGTTTTGATGCGTCCCAACAAGCAATCACCGGTCCTCGTCAACCTCGAGGCCAAGAACAAGGTCTACAAGGCGAAGCCAGGCGAGCTTCCGGATATGGACATTGATGATTGCTACTTGGTCGTCCGCAACTCCGAGGTCATGTGCGGAAGAATGGACAAGTCCAccgttggtggtggcaagAAGAACTCGGTCTTTTATGTTATCCTTCGTGATTGGGGTCCGGAGCACGCTGCTCAGGCCATGAACCGTCTGGCCAAGTTGTGTGCTCGCACACTAACCCTCCGCGGGTTTTCGATTGGTGTTGGCGATGTCTATCCATCCAAGGATTTGACGGAGCACAAGGCTAAGCTGGTTCAGGATGCGTATGCACTCTGCGACGACCTCATCGCACAGTTCAAGTCTGGAAGGCTTGAAAAGGCTCCCGGTTGTAACATGGAGGAGACGCTTGAGAACAAGATCTCTGGTATTCTCAGTAAAGTCCGTTCGCAGGCCGGTGACTACTGTGTCGGCCATTTGAGTCGCAACAACTCTCCCTTGATCATGGCCAAATCCGGTTCCAAGGGTTCCGACATCAACGTCGCTCAGATGGTTGCCCTTGTCGGACAGCAGATTATTGGTGGCAAGCGTGTTGCGGATGGATTCCAGGATCGTaccctcttccacttccacaaGAACGCTCGCCAGCCCCCCAGCAAGGGTTTCGTGCGCAACAGTTTCTACACTGGTCTGGTGCCCACTGAGTTCCTTTTCCACGCCATCTCTGGCAGAGAAGGTTTGGTCGATACCGCCGTCAAGACAGCCGAGACAGGTTACATGTCTCGTCGTCTCATGAAGTCGTTGGAAGATCTCTCAACTCAGTACGACGATACCGTGCGGACATCGGAAGGAAATATTGTGCAGTTCCAGTACGGTGCCGACAGACTGGATCCAGCAGACATGGAGGGTAACGCCAAGCCTGTTGATTTCGAGAGATCATGGAATCATGCCGAAAGCTTGACAATGAACCACAATGACAGGTCGCTGCTTCCGGCAGAAATCTCGGCCATGTGCAAGGAGATTCTGGACGAAAGGCGGAAATGGTACGTGCGCAAGCACCTTGTCACGGGCGAGTTGCTGCACTACGAGGACAAGACGATTGCGGAAAGTGACGATCACGATGTGTTCATTGCCATCGATGAGCATGAGGGTGCCAGAGTCTATCTCAACACCATTCAGGCTGAGATGGACAAGCGCGCACTCAAGCTGGCAAAAGCACGCAAACTCGCTGGCTTGGATCCTTGTCTGCCCCAGGACAACGCGGACCTGCTGAAGGAATTTGCTGCAtgggagaagaagcaaaacgGCGGCGATATCAAGATGTTGGAtccggaagaagaagaaatccaGCAAGCCCACGTTGATCGTGTCGCCAAGGTTTCGGAGGCTACCCTGAGAAAGTTCATGAACCTCTGTCTTTCCAAGTTCGATAAGGCAAAGGTGGAGCCTGGCCACGCCGTCGGCGCCGTTGGTGCGCAATCTATCGGTGAACCCGGTACGCAGATGACACTCAAGACTTTCCATTTCGCCGGTGTCGCTGGTATGAGTATCACTCAGGGTGTTCCCCGTATCAAGGAAATCATTGGCGCCTCGAAACTCATCAGCACGCCAGTCATCAGCTGCGAGCTCGAGAACAACCGAGACATCAAGGCCGCGCGCATCGTCAAGGGCAAGATTGAAAAGACTTATATCTCGGATGTCATCACTTATGTTGAGGATGTCTGGCTTCCGGATGTTGCCAAGATTGTCCTCAAGATCGATATGCAGGCTCTTTCGGACATGCAGCTCGGTATCGGTCTTCGCGAGATCATGGTGGCCATCGTCAAAGCTAAGAAGCTCAAGCTAAAGGTGGAGATGGACGATCTCAAGATCGGTCCCGATAATACTATTGAGGTCATCGTGAGCAACGACTGGAAGGATCTGACCGCACAAAAGAAGGCGGCGCGAGTTCGCGCCGCAGCGATTGAGAAGGGCCAATTGCTTCTCACCACCTCGGACGAGACCGCCGCCGACTTCCAACTGCGCGTCAACTTCCTCAAGCGCATGCTCCCTGCTGTGCCCATCTCCGGCTACCCCGAGGCTTTCCGTGCCATCATCCAATCCAGCGAGTCCAATGAGCACAAGGTCCTCGTTGAAGGTTACGGCCTGCGCGCCTGCATGACCACGGAGGGCGTCATCGGCACCAAGTGTATCTCCAACTCCATCATGGAGTGCCGCGACGTTTTGGGCATCGAAGCCGCCCGcaccaccatcgccaagGAAATCGGCAGCGTCATGGGCGACATGGGCATCGATCCCCGTCACATGGATTTGCTGGCCGACGTCATGACTTACAAGGGCGAGATTCTCGGTATCACGCGCCATGGTCTCGCCAAGATGCGCGACAGCGTTCTGCAGCTTGCCTCATTCGAGCGCACGCCCGATCACTTGTTCGATGCGGCCGCGGGCATGAAGACCGACCGCATTCTCGGTGTGTCGGAGTGTATCATCATGGGCCAGACCATGAAGATCGGTACGGGAGCATTCCAGGTCGTCAGACGGTTGGGTATCCGGGATCATCAGGTTAGACCCAAAAAGTCCATGTTCGAGGAGGTgtggaagaaggatgaggcagaaaagaggagggcaaagatggagatgaggaaggccactgcggctgcggctgcgtCTACCGGGCGTGGGGGAAAGACTGATGGTATGATGCCGGCAGCGCCCATGGTGGCTGTTGCCTAA
- a CDS encoding cell division protein ftsj — MLPRRLPPRLFLRPTPTSTTPRASLFLTTSTITTTTTTNPISPSPSTNVPTTHQLRLSSSSSNSQWKARQSNDYYARSARTAGLKSRAAFKLLEINKKYRLFRRNSSQIVVDLGFAPGSWSQVALDLTKPDGKVVGIDIIPAQPPRGVSSIQGNFLSDGVRGLVKGWLREEEGRGRVELLRKEREKAARVEQEAKEREERERVERERVGMEEARGSELESEIAGEVGEGVAGMSEARQKEKNNVAEDVVQGVEKLELTEKREEQQPQQQQQKQRQQQKDVAKQEIFADRPSYIELERMAVREAQLQQPEVLEQDQRGEDKATTAANETEGKLDREESTEELEEGHQQEEQQQPRKKKQPEQMRLVDVVLSDMSEPWPQTSGFSMKTLSNPYSRMMNTSGISFKDHAGSMDLCYAALSFANDTLKPGGHFVCKFYQGSEDKKLENMLKKLFTKVHRDKPDSSRSESKEAYFVALNRRGDVILEDIPI; from the exons ATGTTGCCCCGACGATTACCACCTCGCCTTTTCCTTCGACCAACGCCCACTTCAACCACCCCAAGGGCCTCGCTGTTTCTCACcactagtactattactactactactaccaccaacCCCATCTCGCCCAGCCCCTCAACCAATGTCCCTACCACCCACCAGCTCAGactatcctcttcctcctcaaactCCCAATGGAAAGCCCGCCAGTCCAACGATTACTACGCCCGCTCCGCCCGCACCGCCGGGCTCAAATCGCGCGCCGCCTTCAAACTCCTTGAGATCAACAAAAAGTATCGCCTCTTCCGCCGCAATTCTTCCCAGATCGTCGTCGACCTCGGTTTTGCGCCCGGCAGCTGGTCGCAGGTCGCGCTGGACCTCACCAAACCCGATGGAAAAGTGGTGGGGATCGACATCATCCCCGCGCAGCCGCCGAGGGGAGTAAGTTCCATTCAGGGCAATTTCTTGAGTGACGGGGTGAGGGGGTTGGTGAAGGGGTggttgagggaggaggagggacggGGGAGGGTTGAGTTgttgaggaaggaaagggaaaaggcggCTAGAGTGGAGCAGGAGGCGAAGGAgcgggaggagagggaaagggtcgagagagaaagggtggggatggaggaggcgagGGGGTCGGAACTAGAGAGTGAGATAGCGGGTGAGGTGGGTGAGGGAGTGGCTGGAATGAGTGAAGCTAggcagaaggagaagaacaacGTGGCGGAGGACGTGGTTCAAGGGGTGGAGAAGTTGGAGCTCACAGAGAAGCGGGAAGAGCAGcagccacagcagcagcagcagaagcaacggcaacaacaaaaggATGTAGCAAAGCAAGAGATCTTTGCCGACCGGCCAAGTTACATCGAGTTGGAACGGATGGCTGTTAGAGAAGCTCAGTTGCAGCAGCCTGAAGTTCTGGAACAAGACCAACGAGGAGAAGACAAGGCGACCACCGCAGCCAACGAAACAGAAGGAAAACTCGACAGGGAAGAGAGTACGGAGGAACTCGAAGAGGGACACCAACAAGaagagcagcaacaaccaaggaagaaaaagcagCCAGAGCAAATGCGGTTGGTTGAT GTAGTACTAAGCGACATGTCAGAACCCTGGCCCCAAACCTCCGGCTTCTCCATGAAGACTTTGAGTAACCCGTATAGCAGGATGATGAACACGAGCGGAATTTCGTTTAAGGATCACGCTGGTAGTATG GATCTCTGCTATGCCGCTCTCTCATTCGCAAACGACACGCTCAAACCCGGCGGTCACTTCGTCTGCAAGTTCTACCAAGGGTCAGAGGACAAGAAGTTGGAGAACATGCTTAAGAAGCTGTTTACCAAGGTTCATAGGGATAAGCCTGATAGTTCTAGGAGT GAGTCGAAGGAGGCATATTTTGTTGCTCTGAATAGGAGGGGAGATGTTATTTTGGAGGATATTCCCATCTGA
- a CDS encoding DUF159 domain-containing protein gives MCGRYAINLRPSEVRRMLQADNMPVDDAPDDEGDDSPRQSYNFAPGYRGVVYRARIGGGSTRGAGGRRRAAHKYSTQEGTEPVAEDEEGEHHQSQSPEQEEEEEQEQKKQQTQQQQQQQHDNENQDQTKHQFILQPMKWGLIPSWTFKSKSKQQKPGSTNYTTTLKTINCRDDSLSSSSGMWSRIKHRHRCVIPAQGFFEWLKTGPSGKEKIPHFVKRKDGKLMLFAGLWDCAHYIDEDGIDKAIWSYTIITTSSNDQLKFLHDRMPVILDAGSEELQRWLDPVKDVWDRELQDMLKPFGGELECYPVDKRVGKVGNDGDDLIVPVSEQREERKIETWFGGGEKRGKREEKEEEKEGEVEVKTETGKIKVESVDKLVQEAVQKGEEARSSPRKGIKREAASELGGDDEQPPVKKSMGTGDKSSPLKGSKQKPPPPTPSKAKGRKPISAMKNKGKGSPIKHRNAPPPGTQKITKFFGNSA, from the coding sequence ATGTGCGGCAGGTACGCCATCAATCTACGGCCCTCAGAGGTGCGCCGCATGTTACAAGCGGATAATATGCCAGTCGATGATGCGCCGGACGATGAAGGCGACGATTCGCCAAGACAGAGCTACAACTTTGCGCCGGGATATCGTGGGGTTGTTTACAGGGCCAGGATAGGCGGCGGTAGTACTCGTGGAGCtggagggcggaggagagcAGCACATAAGTATAGCACTCAGGAAGGAACCGAACCGGTAgcggaagacgaggagggagagcACCATCAGAGCCAGTCCCcggaacaagaagaagaagaggagcaagAACAGAAAAAACAACAAactcagcagcaacaacaacaacaacatgacaACGAGAACCAAGATCAAACCAAGCACCAATTCATCCTCCAACCAATGAAATGGGGTCTCATTCCCTCCTGGACCTTcaagtccaagtccaagcAGCAGAAACCAGGGTCAACAAACTACACAACAACCCTCAAGACCATCAACTGCCGCGACGACTCCCTTTCATCTTCAAGCGGTATGTGGTCCCGCATCAAACACCGCCATCGCTGCGTCATCCCCGCCCAAGGATTCTTCGAGTGGCTCAAGACCGGTCCTtcagggaaagaaaagatccCGCACTTTGTAAAGAGAAAAGACGGCAAGTTGATGTTATTCGCCGGACTCTGGGATTGCGCCCATTACATCGACGAAGACGGCATTGACAAGGCAATATGGTCGTATACGATCATCACGACTTCGAGTAACGACCAACTCAAATTCCTGCACGACAGGATGCCGGTTATTTTGGATGCTGGGTCGGAGGAATTGCAAAGGTGGTTGGATCCCGTGAAAGATGTGTGGGATAGGGAGTTGCAGGATATGCTTAAGCCGTTTGGGGGGGAACTGGAGTGTTATCCAGTTGATAAGAGGGTTGGGAAGGTGGGGAATGATGGGGATGATTTGATAGTGCCGGTGAGCGagcagagggaggagaggaagattgAGACTTGGTTTGGCGGGGGTGAGAAGAGGGGCAAgcgagaagagaaagaggaggagaaggagggggaggtcgAAGTCAAGACCGAGACAGGAAAAATCAAGGTTGAATCCGTCGACAAGTTGGTACAAGAAGCAGTCCagaaaggggaggaagctCGTTCATCGCCGCGAAAAGGTATCAAGAGGGAGGCTGCTTCGGAgctgggtggtgatgatgagcaACCGCCTGTTAAAAAGTCGATGGGGACCGGAGACAAGTCTTCACCACTCAAAGGGAGTAAGCAGAagccgccaccgccgacgCCGTCGAAagcaaaaggaagaaaaccaATCAGTGCAATGAAGAacaaagggaaggggagTCCAATCAAGCACAGGAATGCGCCACCGCCAGGGACGCAGAAAATTACAAAGTTTTTTGGGAACAGTGCTTGA